The Novosphingobium resinovorum nucleotide sequence GCATGGGCCGGCTGCAACAGGGGGCAATCATGGCCACTCAATACGGTCGCGCTGCATTCTTGATTTCCGTATCCTTGTTCGCTCTGCCGCTGGGGGCGCAAGCGCAGGAAACGGCTCCGCAACAGGCAGTTAGCGATGGCGTCGGCGACATCGTCGTCACCGCCCTGCGCCGCGCCACCCGCGTCCAGGACACCCCTGTCGCGATCACCGCGCTGTCGGAGAAGTCCCTCCAGAACCTCGGCGCCACGGGCATCGCCGACGTCGTGCGGCAGGTGCCGGGGCTCAACCTGATCGCCGGTGAATCGGGCCGCACCCGCATCTCCATTCGCGGTATCCAGACAGCGGGCGAAAGCACCGTAGGCCTGTACTACGGCGAGACGCCGCTGACGGGTCCGTCGGGCACCAGCTCCGATCCTTCGGGCGTGACGCCCAACCTCAACCTCTTCGATGTCGAGCGAGTGGAAGTTCTGCGCGGGCCGCAGGGCACGCTTTACGGCTCGGGCTCGATGGGGGGCACCCTGCGCGTGATCTTCAAGAAGCCGGACCTCACCAAGTACGAGGGCGCGACCGAATTCGGCGGAGAGGCGGTGGAGCACGGCGAGTTCGGCTATTCGCTGAAAGGTGCGGTCAACGTGCCGATCATTTCCGACATGCTTGCCGCGCGCCTGGTGCTCTATCGCCAGCAGAACCCCGGCTATGTCGATGATCCGACGATCGGCAAGGAGGACCTCAACCGCTCGACGCTCGAAGGCGCGCGTTTCCAGCTGGGTTTCCAGCCGACTGATACGCTCAGCATGAACTTCATGACGATCGTGCAGACCCAGAAATTCGACGGCACCTCGCAGTGGGCGCCTTCGGTGGGAGAGTTCGTGTCCGAGCAGAAAGTCGCCTCGCCGGCCTACGACAAGCTGCAGCTCTATGCGCTGGAGACGAAGTGGGAGACCGGCATCGGCACGCTGGCGCTGAACAATTCGTACTACCGCTGGGACGTGCGGCAGACCAACGACAACTCGGACAACTACGCCAGCATCGCGGCGTCCAATCGCTATTGCGGGCTATTCCAGAATACCTACGGCGGCTCGCTGCTGCAGGGCACGAGCGCCGGAGCGACGACCAGTTCGAGCACCTGCGCGACCGGCGCGGGGGGGCTGACCTCCGCGCAGTTGCGGGCGGATTACCAGAACTGGGCCGCAGGGCAGCAGCCGATCGGCAACTACCAGCCGCGCTTCGTGCGCAACTACGTCAACGAACTTCGCCTCAGCTCGAACGGCAAAGGGCCGCTGACCTACACCTTCGGCCTGTTCCGCGAGGACCGCGACGACCGCGTCGATACGCTCGTCTTCGCGGGCATTCCCGCCACTGGCGAGCCGCAGCAGCCGACCGTCGATCTCGGCTCGCGCTATGTCACCGACGTGGTCAAGCAGACCGCGGTATACGGCGAGATCAGCTATCATCTCTTCGAGCCGCTGACGCTGACGGCGGGCCTGCGCTACTACGACTACAAGAAGACCGTGGGCGGCGAGAACCTGGGCTACAACTACTTCAACGGGCAGGTTCCCAGCGCCTATGCCGAGGTGTCCGCCAATGCGAACGGGCTGATCCAGAAGTACAATCTGGACCTCAAGATCACCCCGGACGTGATGTTCTACGCCACTGCATCGCAGGGCTTCCGCCCCGGCGGCGCGAACCTGACGCCGGGTATTCCGGAATCGGCGCAGACTTACGCGGCGGACTCGCTGTGGAACTACGAGGCGGGCTTCAAGACGCAGTGGTTCGACCGCAAGCTGACCTTCAACATCGACGCCTATCGCATCGACTGGAACAACCTGCAGACCTCGGTTCGCGCGACGTACGGCAACTTCTCGTATATCGGCAACGTCGGCTCGGCGCGGATCGAGGGCGTCGAGGTCGAGGCCAGCGCGGCGCCGGTTTCGGGGCTCAACCTCAACGCGAGCTTCCATTACGTGAAGCCGCGCCTGACCGCCGATCAGGTCAGCGCCGAGGTCACGGCATCGGGCCTCAAGGGCGACATCCTGCCGCTGATTCCGCGCACTACCGCGAGCGCCGGGGCCGAATACACCTTCCCGGCCTTCAACGACTTCGAGGGGCTTCTGCGCGCGGACTGGACCTACACCGGCGAGATGACCTCGCAGATCCGGCCGACCAACAGCCTCTACCGCGAGTTCGGCAAGTACTCGATGGTGAACCTGCGCGCCGGTGTGCAGAACGACCGGATGGGCGTGTTCCTCTACGTGCGCAACCTGTTCAACAAGATCGGCGTGAACTCGATCTCGAGCGCTGCGGGCGTGCCGGACTACTGGGCGACGACCGCCCCGCGCACGCTGGGCGCGACGATCTACAGCAACTTCTAAGTTCGTTTCGAGTACAGGGGATTTGACGATGCGTATCACACTGCTGGCCGCAACCGCCGCGATCGCGCTCGCCGCTCCGGCGGCGCAGGCTGCCACGGTAGAGGACAAGGCCGCTGCCACGCTGCTGGGCGGGGCAAAGTTCGCCAAGGCCAAGGCGTCGCTCAAGGGCGATTACGACAAGATCATCCAAGACATCATCACCCTGACCGAGATCGAGGCGCCGCCGTTCAAGGAAGACGCACGTGGCGCCGCCTACATGGCGATGCTTAAGGCCGAAGGGCTCACCGACGTCGAGCGCGACGAGGTCGGCAACGTCATGGGGCTACGCAAGGGCACCGGAGGCGGTCCGCTGATCGTCGTCACCGCGCACCTCGACACGGTGTTCCCCGGCGGCACCAATGTGAAGGTGCGGCGCGAGGGCAACGGGCTCTACGCGCCCGGCATCGGCGACGATACCTCCAGCCTGCCGGTGCTGCTCGCTTTCATCCGCGCGATGAACCGGGCGGGCTACACCACCAAGGCCGACATCCTGTTCATGGGCAATGTCGGCGAGGAAGGCCCCGGCGACCTGCGCGGTTCGCGCTACCTGTTCCAGAAGGGCAAGTACAAGGACGCGATCAAGTACTTTATCTCGTTCGAGCCGGGGCAGCCGGGGCGCATCACCAATGCCGGCACCGGATCGCGCCGCTACAAGGTGACGTTCAACGGGCCGGGTGGCCACTCGATGGGTGACTTCGGCATCGTCAGCCCGGCCTTCGCGATGGCCAAGGCGATGGTCGAATTCGGCAAGATCAAGGCCCCTGCGGAGCCGAAGACGGTCTACAACGTCGGCATTCTGGAGGGCGGCACTTCGGTGAACTCGATCCCCTTCGCCACCGCCATGACCATCGACATGCGCTCCAACGGCAAGCCCGAACTGGACGCGGAGGAGAAGCAGTTCCTCGCCCTGCTGCAGCCTGCGGTGGATGCGGAGAACGCCGCGCGCTCCACCGCCAAGGGCAAGATCTCCTACGACGCCAAGCTGATCGGCGACCGCCCGGTCGGCACCACGCCGCTCGATGCGCGCATCATCAAGATCGCCACTGCCGTCGCCAAGGGATCGGGCGTGACGCCGAAGTACGGCGCCGGGTCCACCGACAGCAACATCCCGATGAGCATGGGCGTCGAGGCCGTCACCCTCGGCTCCGGGTTCGACACCTTCCGTGCGCACTCGCTGGAAGAGGGCATGAAGATGAACCCGCCCGAGGACCTCAAGAACATGGCGGTCGGCCTGGCAACGGTCCTGACCCTCGCCGAAGCACGCTGACCCATCCTGACGGGGCGGGCCTCTCCAGCGGTCCGCCCCGGCTTTTTACCGTCTCTCATCCCACCGCCGGTCCGTTCCGCGCCGCGAAGGAGTAACGCCATGTCCCGTCGCAATCTTCTGCTTGCCGCCACGTGTCTTTCGTTCCCGCTCAGCACGCCGGTTCTGGCCCAGGACGCGCCCGCGACCAGCGCTGCGATCACCGCGCCCGAGAAGATCGTCGGCGGCAAGGTCGGCGCCGACTACTTCCTCGCCGACTACACGAAGATTTCCGAGTGGCTGATGCAGGTCGTCAAGGAGAGCGACCGCATCAAGGTCGTCTCCATCGGCAAGACCGCCGAGGGGCGCGAGCAGTACATGGCGATCGTCTCCTCGCCCGATAACATCCGCAATCTGGAGAAATACCGCCGGATTTCGCAGCAGCTGGCGCTGGCCAAGGGCCTCGACGACGATGCCGCCAAGGCGCTCGCCGCCGAGGGCAAGGCGATGGTGTGGATGGACGCCGGGCTCCACGCCAGCGAGATCGTCAACGCGCAGAGCCACGTCCAGATCATCCATGAGATGCTGACGCGCAATGATCCCGAGACCCTGCGCCTGCTGGGTGACGACATCATGCTGTTCGTCTTCGCCAATCCGGACGGGCTGGAACTCGTCGCCGACTGGTACATGGCCGATCCGCACAAGCTGACAACGGACTCGATCCCGGTGCTCTACCAGAAGTACATCGGCCACGATAACAACCGCGACAGCTTCGCCTCGACCCAGCCCGAGACGACCAACATGAACCGCGCCGGATACCGCGAGTGGTTCCCGCAGATCCTCTACAACCAGCACCAGACCGGGCCGCTGGGCGCGGTGGTGTTCATTCCGCCGTTCCGCGACCCCTACAACTTCAACAACGAGCCGCTGGTCATCAACCAGACCGACGTGGTCGGCCAGATGATGCATGCGCGGCTGGTGGCTAAGGGCATGGGCGGCTCGGCGATGCGCTCGGCCGCGCCTTATTCGACATGGTTCAACGGCGGCATCCGCACGATCGGGTACTTCCACAACCAGATCGGCATTCTGACCGAGATCATCGGCAATCCCACCCCGCTCAAGATCCCGTTCGTGCCGGAAAACCAGCTCCCCCGGCAGGACGAGGTACTGCCGATCGCGCCGCAGGAATGGCACTTCCAGCAGTCGCTCGACTACGTGAAGGAGATGGACCGGGCGATCCTCGATTACGCCTCGCGCTACCGCGAGACGATCCAGTACAACCGCTATGTCATGGGCCGCAACCAGATCGCCAAGGGTAGCACCGACAGCTGGGTGGTGACGCCCAAGCGGATCGAGGCGGCGAAGGACGCGGCGAAGACCATGCCCAAGCCGGGGCCGGAGGAAACCGCAGGCACGTTCGGATGGGGCAACGAGAAGATCCTGCCCGCCAGCCTCTACAAGACCGTGCTCAACGCGCCCGAGAAGCGCGCGCCGCGTGCCTACATCATCCCGGCCGACCGCCAGCAGGACATGCCGACGACGGTGCGCTTCCTCAACGCCCTCATCAAGACCGGGATCGAGGTGCAGCAGGCGCCGTCGGCCTTCACTTTCGAGGGCAAAAGCTACCCGGCGGGCAGCTACGTCGTGCGCAGCGACCAGGCTTTCCGCCCCCACGTGCTCGACATGTTCGAGCCGCAGGACCACCCGCAGGACTTCGCCTATGAGGGTGGGCCGCCGATCAAGCCCTACGACGTCACCGGCTATACGCTGGCGCTGCAGATGAACGTCGCCTTCGACCGCGTGCTCGACGCGCCGCCGCCTGGGTTCCCGCTGGTCGCCGACGAGATCGCCGCGCCGCCGCCGGGCCGCGTGCTG carries:
- a CDS encoding TonB-dependent receptor, whose amino-acid sequence is MATQYGRAAFLISVSLFALPLGAQAQETAPQQAVSDGVGDIVVTALRRATRVQDTPVAITALSEKSLQNLGATGIADVVRQVPGLNLIAGESGRTRISIRGIQTAGESTVGLYYGETPLTGPSGTSSDPSGVTPNLNLFDVERVEVLRGPQGTLYGSGSMGGTLRVIFKKPDLTKYEGATEFGGEAVEHGEFGYSLKGAVNVPIISDMLAARLVLYRQQNPGYVDDPTIGKEDLNRSTLEGARFQLGFQPTDTLSMNFMTIVQTQKFDGTSQWAPSVGEFVSEQKVASPAYDKLQLYALETKWETGIGTLALNNSYYRWDVRQTNDNSDNYASIAASNRYCGLFQNTYGGSLLQGTSAGATTSSSTCATGAGGLTSAQLRADYQNWAAGQQPIGNYQPRFVRNYVNELRLSSNGKGPLTYTFGLFREDRDDRVDTLVFAGIPATGEPQQPTVDLGSRYVTDVVKQTAVYGEISYHLFEPLTLTAGLRYYDYKKTVGGENLGYNYFNGQVPSAYAEVSANANGLIQKYNLDLKITPDVMFYATASQGFRPGGANLTPGIPESAQTYAADSLWNYEAGFKTQWFDRKLTFNIDAYRIDWNNLQTSVRATYGNFSYIGNVGSARIEGVEVEASAAPVSGLNLNASFHYVKPRLTADQVSAEVTASGLKGDILPLIPRTTASAGAEYTFPAFNDFEGLLRADWTYTGEMTSQIRPTNSLYREFGKYSMVNLRAGVQNDRMGVFLYVRNLFNKIGVNSISSAAGVPDYWATTAPRTLGATIYSNF
- a CDS encoding M20/M25/M40 family metallo-hydrolase, whose amino-acid sequence is MRITLLAATAAIALAAPAAQAATVEDKAAATLLGGAKFAKAKASLKGDYDKIIQDIITLTEIEAPPFKEDARGAAYMAMLKAEGLTDVERDEVGNVMGLRKGTGGGPLIVVTAHLDTVFPGGTNVKVRREGNGLYAPGIGDDTSSLPVLLAFIRAMNRAGYTTKADILFMGNVGEEGPGDLRGSRYLFQKGKYKDAIKYFISFEPGQPGRITNAGTGSRRYKVTFNGPGGHSMGDFGIVSPAFAMAKAMVEFGKIKAPAEPKTVYNVGILEGGTSVNSIPFATAMTIDMRSNGKPELDAEEKQFLALLQPAVDAENAARSTAKGKISYDAKLIGDRPVGTTPLDARIIKIATAVAKGSGVTPKYGAGSTDSNIPMSMGVEAVTLGSGFDTFRAHSLEEGMKMNPPEDLKNMAVGLATVLTLAEAR
- a CDS encoding M14 family metallopeptidase, which encodes MSRRNLLLAATCLSFPLSTPVLAQDAPATSAAITAPEKIVGGKVGADYFLADYTKISEWLMQVVKESDRIKVVSIGKTAEGREQYMAIVSSPDNIRNLEKYRRISQQLALAKGLDDDAAKALAAEGKAMVWMDAGLHASEIVNAQSHVQIIHEMLTRNDPETLRLLGDDIMLFVFANPDGLELVADWYMADPHKLTTDSIPVLYQKYIGHDNNRDSFASTQPETTNMNRAGYREWFPQILYNQHQTGPLGAVVFIPPFRDPYNFNNEPLVINQTDVVGQMMHARLVAKGMGGSAMRSAAPYSTWFNGGIRTIGYFHNQIGILTEIIGNPTPLKIPFVPENQLPRQDEVLPIAPQEWHFQQSLDYVKEMDRAILDYASRYRETIQYNRYVMGRNQIAKGSTDSWVVTPKRIEAAKDAAKTMPKPGPEETAGTFGWGNEKILPASLYKTVLNAPEKRAPRAYIIPADRQQDMPTTVRFLNALIKTGIEVQQAPSAFTFEGKSYPAGSYVVRSDQAFRPHVLDMFEPQDHPQDFAYEGGPPIKPYDVTGYTLALQMNVAFDRVLDAPPPGFPLVADEIAAPPPGRVLGSGGAGWIVDHGVNNSYTLTNRLLKAGLPVFWMKQGLTMDGKALAPGAVWIPASAKAKAIVDAAVAPLGLDAHAVAAKPAGETVAVKPVKIGLVDVYGGSMASGWTRWIFEQYEFPYELVYPQALDKGGLKAKYDVLVFQSDVLGREEGPSRPQPAAADIPVAYRKMLGKITPETTFPQVAAFTKAGGTVVAVGNSTRIGEALGLPVTNLLAPKGPDGTVKRVSSNSFYVPGSILSAQVDSSDPLAFGVAPTVNLFYNNNPVFRADGPSVRKVSWFDKEDPLVSGWGWGQKLLNGGAGIVEGGLGKGRVFLMGPEVTQRGQPFATFKFLFNGVLLSSSSETPPGDS